The proteins below are encoded in one region of Hordeum vulgare subsp. vulgare chromosome 3H, MorexV3_pseudomolecules_assembly, whole genome shotgun sequence:
- the LOC123444407 gene encoding heat stress transcription factor A-4b-like: MEGSGGSSSLPPFLIKTYEMVDEPATDAVVAWTPSGTSFVVFSQADFCRDLLPKYFKHNNFSSFVRQLNTYGFRKVDPEQWEFANEEFIRDQRHRLKNIHRRKPIFSHSSHTQGAGPLADSERRDYEEEIERLKCENASLNLQLERKKTDMDSKMKALEDKLLAIEDQQRNLISYVTEIVKAPGFLSSFIEQSDHHGKKRRLPKSISFHEGASTQGNQIMHCDLANSPAHKLYRESFDKMESSLNSLENFFKEATEALGNDISYDGDVPRHSSAVVLTELHSSGESDPHAQSPPSMMHTCSAGVGDSHSSRDIAESASCPESPPLPEAHSRADSRAKVSDIDVNLEPAVTETGPSRDQQPTQDPPADANDGFWQQFLTEQPGSSDTHQEAQSERRDREANQTVTRDRGSFWWGKSVEQMTEKLGHLTSAEKT, from the exons atgGAGGGCAGTGGCGGGTCCTCGTCGCTGCCGCCGTTCCTCATCAAGACGTACGAGATGGTGGACGAGCCGGCCACGGACGCGGTGGTGGCGTGGACGCCGTCCGGCACCAGCTTCGTCGTCTTCAGCCAGGCCGACTTCTGCCGAGATCTTCTCCCCAAGTACTTCAAGCACAACAACTTCTCCAGCTTCGTGCGCCAGCTCAACACCTAC GGCTTTAGGAAGGTAGATCCAGAACAATGGGAATTTGCGAATGAAGAATTCATACGAGACCAGCGGCATCGATTGAAAAATATCCATAGGCGCAAGCCAATATTCAGCCATTCATCGCACACTCAGGGTGCTGGGCCATTAGCTGATAGTGAAAGGAGAGACTATGAGGAGGAAATCGAGAGGCTCAAGTGTGAGAATGCATCACTAAACTTACAGCTTGAAAGGAAGAAAACTGATATGGACAGTAAAATGAAGGCTTTGGAAGACAAACTACTTGCTATCGAGGATCAGCAGAGAAATCTTATATCTTATGTCACAGAAATTGTTAAGGCGCCTGGATTTCTTTCTAGCTTCATAGAACAATCTGATCATCATGGAAAGAAGAGGAGACTGCCTAAATCAATTTCATTCCATGAGGGTGCAAGTACTCAGGGGAACCAGATTATGCATTGCGACTTGGCCAACTCACCAGCTCATAAACTTTATAGGGAATCGTTTGACAAAATGGAATCATCCTTAAATTCTTTggagaatttcttcaaagaagcgACTGAGGCGTTGGGTAATGATATTTCATATGACGGTGATGTCCCACGTCATTCTTCAGCTGTTGTTCTTACAGAGCTCCACTCATCTGGGGAGAGTGATCCGCACGCGCAATCACCTCCGTCCATGATGCATACTTGTTCAGCTGGTGTAGGAGATTCACACTCTTCTCGCGATATAGCAGAGTCCGCCAGCTGTCCAGAGAGTCCTCCGCTTCCCGAAGCTCATTCTCGTGCAGATTCACGAGCTAAGGTCTCTGATATAGATGTCAATTTAGAACCTGCTGTTACAGAAACCGGTCCATCAAGAGATCAACAACCCACCCAAGACCCTCCTGCTGACGCAAATGATGGATTTTGGCAGCAGTTTCTTACCGAGCAGCCTGGGTCGTCCGATACACATCAGGAGGCCCAATCAGAACGGCGAGACAGAGAAGCAAATCAAACAGTAACAAGAGACCGCGGAAGTTTTTGGTGGGGCAAGAGTGTCGAACAGATGACCGAAAAACTGGGGCATCTCACCTCGGCTGAGAAAACCTGA